From Quercus lobata isolate SW786 chromosome 1, ValleyOak3.0 Primary Assembly, whole genome shotgun sequence, one genomic window encodes:
- the LOC115953730 gene encoding uncharacterized protein LOC115953730, with protein sequence MNIVVWNCRGALKPNFQSHVRELVRCHNPDVLVVMETRIGGDRAKDISDRLPFDSVIHTETMGFVGGIWLMWNADRVEVVQLAKTEQEIHVEVKVLLFNLSWIFTTVYASPRYDERQVLWENLSKVADLHNKPWIIAEDFNEPLAEEDKFGGRPVSINRSLLFKECLDKCNMVDMGFNGPKYTWTNRREIHSLIQERIDRFFMNPSWCLLYPDAKVSHLTRCHSDHYPVLMETNPRRPMQLNRLFKFQSFWLSDPSFPSVVKQAWGQQRDLREAIDLFSNQANLWNKNHFGNIFHKKKRIMAQLDGVQRAMALQPFSSLVTLENHLLKELDVVLEQEKDLWALKSRINWMILGDRNTSFFHVSTLARRKMNLITAIKNEVGDWLTKEREVASHIREGFMKLYTTS encoded by the coding sequence ATGAATATTGTGGTGTGGAATTGTAGGGGCGCTCTGAAGCCTAACTTTCAGAGTCATGTTAGGGAGCTAGTTAGGTGTCATAATCCTGATGTCTTGGTGGTCATGGAAACCCGTATTGGGGGTGATAGAGCTAAGGATATTTCTGATCGTCTTCCTTTTGATAGTGTGATTCATACGGAGACAATGGGTTTTGTTGGGGGTATTTGGCTCATGTGGAATGCTGACAGAGTGGAGGTTGTTCAACTTGCCAAAACAGAACAAGAGATACACGTTGAAGTAAAGGTACTCCTCTTTAACCTGTCTTGGATTTTTACTACTGtttatgctagtcctagatATGATGAAAGACAAGTTTTGTGGGAAAACCTCTCGAAGGTTGCTGACCTTCATAATAAACCTTGGATCATTGCCGAGGATTTTAACGAACCTCTTGCAGAGGAAGATAAGTTTGGGGGTAGACCGGTTAGCATTAACAGATCTCTGCTTTTCAAAGAATGCCTTGATAAGTGTAATATGGTGGATATGGGTTTTAATGGTCCAAAATATACTTGGACAAATAGAAGGGAGATTCATAGCCTTATTCAAGAGAGAATAGACAGATTCTTCATGAATCCCAGTTGGTGTTTGTTATACCCAGATGCAAAAGTGTCCCACTTAACGAGATGCCACTCGGATCACTATCCCGTGTTAATGGAAACCAATCCCAGAAGGCCTATGCAGCTGAATAGGCTTTTTAAATTCCAATCCTTTTGGCTATCCGATCCTTCATTTCCTAGTGTTGTGAAGCAGGCTTGGGGTCAACAAAGGGATCTTAGGGAAGCAATTGATTTATTTTCCAATCAAGCTAATTTGTGGAACAAGAATCACTTTGGGAATATCTTtcataaaaagaagagaattatGGCTCAGTTGGATGGGGTTCAAAGGGCTATGGCCCTTCAGCCTTTCTCTTCTTTAGTAACTCTGGAAAATCATCTACTGAAGGAGCTAGACGTGGTGTTGGAGCAAGAAAAAGATCTCTGGGCCCTTAAGTCTAGAATTAATTGGATGATTTTGGGGGATAGAAACACATCCTTTTTTCATGTTTCAACGCTTGCTCGTAGGAAAATGAATCTTATTACTGCTATCAAGAATGAGGTGGGAGATTGGTTGACTAAGGAAAGGGAAGTTGCAAGTCACATCAGAGAAGGGTTCATGAAGCTTTATACAACATCCTAG